gggagggccgcCCACGTCAACTGGCAaactttctcctcccaccctggATGACTGACACTGACCGTGTTCTCTAACTCGGGTGTTCCCTGACCATCGATCTGGACAGGCTGCAGACGACTTAGAACTAGGTCTCTCCGAAGAGCCCGGAGGCCTGTCCAGACCTCCAGTTCAGACAGAGTTCAGCGGAGCTGGGTGAGGGGAAAGGCACCAACTCCTCACTGAGACGCTTCACACACTTTCATTTCCACATACACGCAGACATCTCTCTTATTCCAAACCAGCCCTGAGTGGCAAATCAGTAGCCCCATTTAAAGACTGGGGGGGCATGAGGCTGGGCCAGTATCATAACTTTTCTAGGGCTACCCAGGTCCAGCCTGGCTTTTAACTGAAGTGGTACTCTTTCCAATGTGCACTGCATGTCATTACTCAGGAGAATATAACACGAGGAGCTGCCCTATGGCATCTTACTTAGTTCCCCACTAACCACGCCCATCAGGTAAGTCCCCCTAGCTTTTTCAATGTATAAACTTATTTCTAGAAGAATAATGTAATCTTATTTTCGATTTTCCAATATGAAAATTACTATTATTAAAAGATGAACATGATTTAGCACTCAGAAGCCAATGACGGTAAATAAGAGTGACAAAATATATTGCCCACATAAATAAAACCTCGTGGAAAACTATCAAAACTCTCTTGTTAAAACCTGTATTTTTATCTGATTTCTTatcaaaacaaagaataaaacatatacttctgaaTGAGAAAATGCCTTTCTTCATGCATAAAACTTGGACAGCACTGGAGTTAAATGTAGCGAGATCTGTGATATATCTgaatgtgaccaaaaaaaaaaaaaattgccaaaaaTAAGTCTTCTAAATCCTATAGCAAAGCTGTGAAATAAATAGGTAATAAATGCTATTGGTGCTAAAACGCTTTTGGCAACTTCAAGGtcatgtagttcagttcagttcagttcagtccagtcactcagtcgtgtccaactctttgagaccccgtgaaccgcagcatgccaggcctccctgtacatcaccaactcctggagtctacccaaacccatgtccattgagtcggtgatgccatccagccatctcatcctctgtcatccccttctcctcctgcctccagtccctcccagcatcagagtcttttccaatgagtcaactctttgcatcaggtggccaaagtactggagtttcagcttcaacatcagtccttccaatgaacacccaggactgatctccttcagaatggactggttggatctccctgcagtccaagggactctcaagagtcttctccaacaccacagttcaaaagcatcaattcttcagtgctcagctttcttcacagtccaactctcacatccatacctgaccactggaaaaacacagccttgactagatggacttttgttggcaaagtaatctctctgctttttaatatgctgtctaggttggccataactttccttccaaggagtaagcgtcttttaatctcatggctgcagtcaccatctgcagtgattttggagcccagaaaaataaagtcatgttTACTGGCTACTCTGCATGaccttttctgggctccaaggtCATGCAGAGTAGCCGGTAAACATGTATACACGAGGGCTTCAACAGTGACTTTCTTCTCCAGCACAGGGTGGCTGGAGGTCAGGTGGTgcgaatggtaaagaatctgctgctaaTGCAGGattcacaggtttgatccctgagtcaggaagatcccctgaggaagggaatgccaaccccctccggtattcttgcttgaaaaatctcatggacagaggagcctggcaggctaccaatccatggggtcgcaaagactcaggcaTGATTGAGTGtgtgcacacaacacacacacacacactcccccagGGTGCGAGCATCCTGGGGCACAGAGCCTTCCCACAAAGGCATGCCACACCGTGCACCCCTCTTCAGTCCCCCTCCCAGTATTTTTATACAAGGAAAAGCAGGTTTAAATAAGGATCAAGGTGAGAAAGAGGGTCTGGCTAGAGAGGGCATTTCTACTTGTCATGGCTTCCTgactagaaaataaaagatggGAAAATGAGGGGATGACAAGAACAATCTCCCTGAGTGAAGCCCATGTATGAAAAGCTGAAGATATCTTTTCATGATGTTAACCAGGTAAACTACCCACTTCTCTTCCGTAAGAGCACCTAGCCCAGAGCTTGGCACATAACAAGAGGCTCAAAATGCTTTCATCTCCCTTGTTCTACTCTCGCCACCTGAAGCCATCCAACTTTTAGGTGGCAAAAACTCAGGGTcaaagatacagaacatttaagGGAAAACTAGAGGttgagtgcaaagaaataaatccTACAATCACCTCCTAAGTTCCCTGTACACTTGGTGACCTACCAGatacaaaattgggaaagaactgGAATTACTGCACGCTGAGGGTGTGAGGGTAAGTTCTAGAAGGAAATCAAAGTCCTAAAAAACTAAAGTCAAAAGAACATGTGGATGATTATGCAAGAAGTAGAGGCCAGAAACATTAATAAAGACAAATACTTCAGAGTCATAGTGCATCAAGTGAATATTTTGTAAAGAGCAACCACATGACAAAAACACTCAAAGCTTTAAGCCTTCCTTGGCCTTGGAAAGTCATGAGACTTTTTTGGCTAGAATAAGGAATGTttcagagagagggggaaaaagaacTTCCATACCTCTAGGTGGCTCCCATTTTTAAGCAACTACCTCTCTACCTTAACTAAATGGCCAAGCGATACCTAGTTATTTATACAAGTTACAGCAACACCTGGACAGTATTGGGCATCTTCAGGTCTATAACTCTCCTTTTTCTACCAAtctgtccttccttcctttgaaTTCAATCACTGTGTAATCCACAGCTGCTGACTAACATGTTATCACATGACATGCAAAGTAATATGACATGGTAAGGTTTTTTTCATCAGCACAGgattactgaaagaaaaaaaaacccctaatCCCTTTAATGATGTACTTAGAAAAAAGGATTATCTACAGAAAATCACAAGAGGAACACTAATTAAAAGGTGTCTCAgtttatttgtgaattttccataGAGCCTCAATGTATTCATTTTACCTGATATGTGCAAAGGTTATTTCATGGTATACATAAAACCAGCAAAGAAGGAATGTAGGAGATAACCAAGCCTGGCTTTTGTGTTAGGAGAAGTAGGTTTAACAGTGATAAAGAAGGCAATCAATATACAAATCACAACTTGTATTACTATCTTACTCATTACAATAATAGTTATTAAACATTTACTATACACACAAGAAGCACTGGTATCTATAGACTAGTGAATAAACCAGGCATTATTTCTGCTCTCAAAGGCATGAGAGAAACATGagacaaataataattataaattgtGGTAAGCATTAAGAAGGAAAAGCTAACTCTATGAGGGAGACAATAAAGGGGTTCTAAGTTGCATGACTTTAAGAGTGGCCTTCTCAGAGAAGACCTTTATAGAGGATATCAGAACCAGCATAGAGGATGAGAAATTCCTCGAGGGGGTGATCCTAAAACAGACCACCAGCAATAGCCCTAGCTGAGCTGGCTATAGAGTTGGATCCTGTGGCTGACCACAGATGATGATGGGGGACGCTGCCAAACCACACAGGACCTTGTAGATTTTATATTTCATCCCAAGAAGAAGAGCTCTGAAGACTTTAAACAGCAAGtgacttcttttttccctttctggctGCTGGTGGGAAGAAGGGCTGGAAGGAGGGCAGAGAATGAGCAGCAGGTCTCTGCAGTGGGGAATGAGGATGGTTGCTTGAACTAAGATGGGAGCCCAGTGGAGACTGAAATCAGGTTTCAAAGAGATTATGCCAGAAAAAGTAGACAGGACTTTGTGACAAACTGGCTAGGTGGGGGTGACAGAACAAAAGACCTAGTGGAAGCCGACTCCAGCCTGAGCACTCATTAGGTAGACGAGATGAGGAACAGAGGAGGAACAGAGGAGGAAAAGTGGATTAATCCTGAGCTTGGTTTTTGAGAAGTTGCAGATGCTGCCATTTATTGGCTAAGATGTGTCGGGCATCACTTTTACTAAtgatatccccattttacagaaagcaAACTGTAGCTCACAGATGTGGAACCAGCTCCACCAAGCTCATTCAGCTGGAGTAACAAAGTTACACTTACCACCTGAGTCTGTCTGGCTGGCTATGGGATAAGCATTCTTTCCACTATAGAGAGCTCTTGGAAACTACCTCTGCACTCTGAATTTTGAAATCTATTTAGGGCTGGAGCAAGCTAGCATACAAGGAAAGTAAACAGGTGATACGTTAGTTTTAAAATCCATATCCTAAGAGTTATGCTGCACAATGCTTTCCTGTCTCACTCTCATCCTCGCTCCATTTCCACCTGCAAAAGATTTTTGCAATGTTTTAAACACTAGCAAGATATCTGGGACCTTAATGCCGTACAATAAACAAGCAAAGTCATTATTCCAGGAATCAACCATAATGAAAAGAGCAGTAATATTCAATGACGAACAATATTTTCACTCTCAAGTCATTACCTATATCAACATAAGATAGACCAATTAATGAGTAAGAAATTCTCAAACCCTTATCACAGCTCAAAATGGCCAAGGCATTCAAGTCAAAAATTAACACAAGCCACCCAGTAGAGGCTACAAAGGCCAAGCATTGAGATTCACATTAAAAATTGAaaccttaataaaaataaaattttaggcaaaaagaaatgataccaCAACCTTATAGTCTAAAATCTGCAATTCACAAATGCCAAATTCAGGAAACATGCACCCTAAAAGCAATCTAAACATTCTCCCTTCTTTTTAACTGCTTTTCCCTGCAGCATGCTGACacttcagcaaactaaaatgccTTTCCTCCCTGCACAGTCTCACGATTTCCTCCCTCTCAGATGTCCCCTTTAGCTACTGAAGCCCCCAAATTAGGCATCATCGACGAAcctggaaagaattcaaggcaTTACTGCCAACTGTGTCTCTTATTGAGAGCACCACTTTGAGACtcttaaaaggagagaaaatgaggaAGGGGAGATTTTTTGAAGGTTTTTACCATCTatattacaaattttatttttgctgggTTTGATCCTTCAAAAGAATGAACATCAAATCATATTTGGTCTTCTTTAAATGGGGGATGGTCACAGGTAATGTTTATGGTTTGGGGACAGTTCCCCATGGGGATAAACAGGATTAAAAGTCCAATTAATATGCCAGAGAGAAGATAACATCTCACACAGACCACCCTCCAAAACTACAGAGCTCTTCTCTGTCCTGCCTCCCGATTCCCGGGTCCATTGAGAGCTTCCCCGCAGAGGGCTAGCTGGCATTCACTGCTGCCTCACCCAAGCAAAGGTTGGGATGCTGAAAATCCATCAAGAAAGCTTCCCATTTTTCTGTTCCTTCACAACATGACTGCCAACTCCTGGCAGACCGGACATGAAagacttaagaaaaaagaaaataaaaagcaaaaataaaaggctACCTGGGGTCTCCTACCAGAATGGGTGGTTAACCCAATCGACACAAAATTAGAGATCTATACACATTTAAAGGGGCTTCCTGCGGACAAAACAGATCTAACGAAGAACTGCTGAGCCACATTATACTAGAAAACTCATAAATGTTCGTCCTCGCTGTCACCAGGCTggaggattaaaaacaaaaacaaaaaatgcaatGCGTCCATGTACTGACTGCGCTAACCTGACGGGTTTAAGTCAGCTATGAAACGTGCCCTGCATCTACTTCCCGTCTGAATGCCTAAAGATCAGTGGACAATCACATCCGACGCTTGCACTGCTCAAGATGCCgtttgatgctgagaaagtagTGGTCTAGCAACCCCAGGCGGCTCTAGGATGCTAAAATAACAAAGCAACACTCGATTAGAAGTCCAGGTACTCGGGTTGTAAGACACTGTGCCACCCGTGGACCTCACATTCAAAGCTCACGTCCCTTCAGGTTCAATCTTACTAAGCTTTCCGCGACGAATCCTCTCAAAGTTTCTAGTTGAAAAACAGAATTACGTTGAATGTCCCCTCATCTGGACTCCCCTCCCCAGACGGATTGGCGGCAAGCGGGAATAGGAACAGGATGGTTAATTGTtcaaacaacatttaaaaacctGTAAACCAATCATCgtttcaaaggaaagaaataagcttTCACCAAGCCGACGCTGGGCAAGCGAGCATCCGATTTCcattcagagagaaaaatattaaagaagccAGTCATACGTTTCCCTTCCCAACAAAAGTGGCCTCTAAACTCCCCGGCCAAGGACACTGGGAGGAAACAGAGAGGCTGGGAACAACCTCGTAGTCTTGGTCAAGGCGCGGGTCTGCGGCGGGGTGAACGCGCAAAGGGGGAGACAGCAGGCAAAAGGTGAACCGGAGGAAGCCGGAgcccgcggcggcggcggggctggAGCTGACCGGGCGAGGAAACCCGAGGTGCAGAGAGAGGGGCGGGGAAGGGAGAGCCCAAAGGCtccgggaggaggagggaggggtcctCGGACGCTGCCCAGAGATCGCTGCCGCCCAGTAAAGTTAATACTTACTCAGTTTCGCAACTGCGCCGCCCCCGCAGGCCGCCCCGCGGGGCCGGCTGGGGCGCTGGGGACGCGGCGGCGGCCGGAGCCCAGCGGCCGCCCAGCGCCGGTCCCCGGCGGCGCAGCCCCGCGCGCCTCGGTCCCCGGCGCTCCGCCGGCCGCGCGCCCCGCACCGGCGGGAGGCCCCGGCTCCGCGGCGCGCCCTGTCCGCGCACCTCCGGGCCGGCGCTAGGTGAGCGCGGACGCCCCGGGCGGGGGTGCCGGGGTGTGCGAGCGCGCGGGCAGCCGCGGCGCCGCCGGCGGGAGCTGCTCCCAGCGCCGCGCAGATGGCCGCGAGCGGGCGGGCCGGTGAGGATCGGCGAGCAGCTGGGCGCCGGGCGCGGTGAGGGGTGCCGGACGAGCGCTGGCGGCGGACTCGGCGGCCGGCTCGCTCCCGCGGCCGGTGCCTCTGGGCGGGGGGCCGGGCTGGGGGCCGGGCCAGGCCGAGCGGCAGGCGGCTCCGCCCCTTAGCCGGGCCGCGGGCTGAGCCCGCGAGAGCCGCGGCGCGGGGGCGCCCCCCTCGGCCGGGCGCTCGGGTTACAGCCGCCGCTCCCCGGCTCCCCCTCCCGCGCCTCGCCGGTTCTTCGGCGCCGGGAGAGACATTGTAACGGAACTGGGACGCCAGCGCTGCATTGTGGGATCTTTTAAAGCGGCGGGGAGCGCGGCCCGGCCGCTCGGGCCCCCGCCCCCTTCGCCGGCGCGGCCCCCGAGCCACCCGGCCCGCGACGCACCCCCGCCCACCGAGGCCCGGTGGACCCGAGAGCCAGACACGGTGCCTCGCTGACTCTCACGGAGCAAAATCTTCCATCGCCCGGGGGTGAGACTTGTAAAACTGCCCTCCTCGGTCACCCCGGAAAGTAGGAGTCTTTTTCTGCagactctgttaaaaaaaaaaaagaaagaaaaaaaaaaagggccctTCCATCCCCCCAGGACTGACGGTCTGAATTGCTTTTCATCTGGAGTGGCAGTGATTCAGCGACCCCCTTCTCAGCAGCAGGCAATGACAGAGACAGGAGACGAAAAACACAGCGAATGAATCAGACGTGAGTAACCAAGTTTAGAAAGAGCTGGGCTCAGATTCAGAAAACCGCTCCCCCACCCAACCCCAGCCCCTACACACATCTACCTTAGAGTAGAGCACATCGTCGAGGAAGGAGAGCGGTGTTTTTATTTGGAAACGCACATGTATGTGTCGTTTTCACTGTTCCACCTCTTTTCTATGGCATGCGGTTACTCTAGTCACCGGACAAAATTCGGTCTTCGGTTCAGACTTGTAGTCACACAAGCTCACAACTCAGGAAGGGCTTTCAGTTTGGAGGGAGATGGTATGAGGATAGATGATGAATGAGACGCAAGGAAGCATTTCGAAGATAAAGTGTCCCTTTTGATTCTCCAGACACTCgtctttttgttggttttttaatAATTGAAACCGGCATGATTACATATGAAGCACAGCTTGTGACCGCTCACCTTCCTTAGGCTTGACTTGTTTGGAGTTTGAGTTGGTAGACTTTTTGCTTCTTCCTCTTGTTTTTTTGACCTTTAGCTCTTGCACAGCTCATTAGTTCCTCTGCTTCGGAGGTGAACTGAGGAGAGAGGTGGTAAGACTCAAATTTGGCTAATCAACAGTTGGAGGATTTGGGGACAGGAAGAGTTCTCTCTGATTCAAGTGTAAaacccaggggatctttttgaaaGATGGAGGGCATTGGATCCTCTTCTCAGAGGAGTTTTCCAGCCTTAATGTTAACATTTCTTAAGCTCTCATTCCCTGTCAACCTTTCACTCCGCTGAATAACATCAGTCACTGCCTGATTGCCAAATGTGATGGAAAAATTCAGCCCCCATGTGACATTTGCCACTGTTGACCGGTTCTTCTTTTGTAGAACCTGCCTCCCTTGTTTTGCTGGAATAGTCATCCTTCTTTTATGGAGGTCCTGAAACAGGGATGAGTGATAACAGTATGGGGTGTGATTATTGTTGAACCTGGGCTCCAGCTCTTACCAAGCAGAAGAACCTTAATCTTGTTTCTGTTGATCACCAGGAGGGTGCTGACCTTGGTTTTATCATTTGTCCAGAGGTGAACAAGTTGACTGACTCATGACAACCACCTTTCATACGACCAGCATGTAAATCAAGATGAAATTTATTATGATTGAGTAACTGTGTCCACTGTTTAAGAGAAGCACTTGCTAGGATCCAGGAACCTGTTGAGGTGTCCTCATGCCCATGTGTTGTCCTCTTGGTGGCTACAGATGCCAGTGAACTTACCATTGTCCAGCCTGGATAAACCGAGACAAGTCTTTTCCCTACCTTAGCCCCATGTGGTTAATTCATTCTTTGTTCAGCATATAGTATAATTTGTTTTGAGCTTTCTTAGCTGTAAATCACATCCCTGTTAAGCCTTCCTGAGATCACACCAAATGTCCTTGGCAGGATTTGTAAACAACCTTTATTTCTGGTCTCTAATTATATTCCCTGAAAGTAACCTAACTTGAATAAGTGAGTATTCATGCACTTAAAGCCCTGTGACACAGTCAGATTTTATATGCAAGAGAAGAATCTGAGAGGGTAGATTCAGAAAAGAGGAGAATCCCAAGGGAGAGAGACATATGTCTCCTCTTTCCTGAATCAGTGTGAATGAACTAGTCAAAAGCACCTAGAGTTATGTTGTATGTTTTATTAGTTTCCTGCTGCTAACTGTAAACAAGTTACTGCAAACTTAGAGGCTATAAGAATGTGTTATTGCAGCACCAGAGATCAGAAATCCCAAAATCAAAATGTGGGCTGTTGTTTGTCTTGGAGGCTCTAGGGGAAAATCCACTTATTTGCCTCTTCTAGTTTCTCCATCTCTTGGCTTATGGTCTCTTTCTGCATCTTCAAGGCCACAGAATGGAATCTTCAAATCTCTCTTTTATGACTTCTGCTTCATGGTTAGGAAGACACCTCTTTTTCTGGGGTAGGCAAAGAAAGTAGAAATTGATGAAGATACATTTCTAGCCATATATGTCATGAACTGAATTATTTGCAGAAAGAAAAGATACTGTCTTCATTACTAGTGAAATTGTTATCTGAATAGCTTTTTTGACTGTGTGATTGCTGAAATGATGCCTCATTAGTCCAATAAAACCTCTTTCCTTTTGGTGACCTATATACCTGAAACCCAAGGTGTTAACACACTAAGTTCACATGTGCAGTTCAtggaaataaattcctttctctgGAAATCCCTGGCAACTCTTTTTGTTGTGTCTATGGAATCATATGGCTAAGCTGGAGAAATATGTATCTAGGCCAGCATTTCCCAAACTGGTCCACCAGAACACCACCTTGGAAGATGGGATGCTGGGAAGATAGTTGTACTGTGCTCAGATAAGGCCCATGAAACACAGTCGTGTCTATGGCTTAGGCCAGAAGAAGCTTGTCAGTGGGTCAGATCCATTAAGAGCCACGTGTGTTGGGAGGAAGTCCCAAGAGAGAAACAAACATTTTTGTCTCGAAGAAGGTATGTGTGCTGGAAGGAGTGAATTGTGGATTTTAACTTAGACATCCCATTATTTTCTAACTCcactgtttttccttctttccccctcCTTCATCACACTCTGTGTTTTACCCAGAGTACTTTAATCTCAACCAGTGGCTCAGGACCACTCCTAGGTTCTCTTACCATGTGACCCTGAAATTGCTCCCCAACCTCGCTCCCCCATCCCCTTCGTACAGCCAGGGGCTATCTTGTATTTGTCTGTGTATCCCCCGTGCATGACACAGGCCTGGCTCAGACTGGGAGCTCAATTAATATGAGTTGAAATAACAGTGAAATTAATGAATGACAGTATAAATGCAGTAAACTCATGTCACCTGCTCATGTTATATTTGCCTTGGATCATCTTTCTAATGCATAACGAGCAGAGAGTTCCATTTCCTTAAATAATAAACATAGCAGAAACATAATAAATATGGTATTGTGCTAGGTTCTGAGCTTAACGCAAATTGACATGACATAATCTCAGCCTTCTGTGAGCTCACAGTCCATCTGAGAAAAGTGGtgctaaagaggaaaaaaaaaaagtgaagttgctcagtcgtgtccaactctttggaaccccatggactgtggcctaccaggctcctccatccgtgggattctccaggcaagagtactggagtgggttgccattgccttctccaggggatcttcccaacccagggatcgaacccaggtttcccgcattgtaggcagacgctttaccatctgagctgccagggaagcccaaaagaggaaaaaaggcaaataatgcTAGTTGCCTATCCCATTCTCTTTCTCCACTTCTTTCTTAGAAATAGAAACCTGATTTTGTGCTCAATGAGAAGTTCTCTCTCACAGCCTTCCTTGCAGATAGGGGCTACTAAGTTTTGGCCCTGTGCACGGAAGGTGTTGTATGGGCCTTCCAGGAAAACTCATTTGTGTGTCCTCATTTATGAGCATGGCTGACTCAAgcactattcttgcctaaaacACAGATGTAATAGCTGGAGTTACAACTCCAGTCTTGTGACATCAAGGCCACCTAGAAGCCTGAGGTCATCTACTAAAATTTGTACAAATAGGATCATTTAGAGTTTTTCAGAAACTTACCAAGCCTGCATTTAGTCCTTGTTACaagtttagaaggaaaaaaaaataaaatctctcttcAGTATGTGTGTAGAAAGCAATtaaatatggttttttttttaatccttcctAATGAAAATCTTGTACACATACTGAAACACAGCAAAGATCTATAATTATTGTGATTTACTTGACCAACATAAAGGGCCTTTTTAGAAACAACCAACAATTCTCAGATCtataagaatttttaatttaatgatagtttcttgtttaaaaaaataataaaacatttagatACCAAATCATAAACAGCTCCTTAAAAGACCCTCTAATAACGTGATGGGGCAGGAGGATGACGATCAATATGTTTTATTAAACAGTGAAAAgcagtatgaaaagaaaaagcataaacTATAAAAGGAAATTATAACAGGGTATATCAAAAggaataaatgcaaatatatttagaaataggATTTAAAATGTGATTGGCTTCTTATTTACGTAGAAGTTTTTGAGAGGCTAATACCAtgaaagttttcttatttttttaattataggcTAGAAGAGTAGATTTAGTCAGCTGAGACTAGCTCAGCAAGAGCCTGTACTGGGATTAGAATATTGGGGAAAAACAGTGAATGCAGTGCTTGATGTTATGAAGTTGTACCTTTGTAAATATATGCAGTAAAATCTGAACTGTCTGACATTCTTTCAGCCTGAAAGCCACTCACCAACTCCTTCCATGTTTCCAGTGCTATAATTGGGGTTTATAATGATGATCCCATATGACTCTGAATTATAGCAGCAAGATTAAATTATCTCCTGCTTTGCCTTCATGtattcaattatatatttttattaattgcaAACTGGAAATCTGATCTGTTTATAACACTGCTGGTTTAACCAGAGCCTCCTTATCAAGGACCCAGTCATGGACAATAATAGAGTTTATAGTTCCTGGAAAGGAAACAGCCCCACAATGAA
This region of Ovis canadensis isolate MfBH-ARS-UI-01 breed Bighorn chromosome 3, ARS-UI_OviCan_v2, whole genome shotgun sequence genomic DNA includes:
- the LOC138436397 gene encoding tRNA (guanine-N(7)-)-methyltransferase-like — its product is MCSTLRVCRKRLLLSGVTEEGSFTSLTPGRWKILLRESQRGTVSGSRVHRASVGGALASQFRYNVSPGAEEPARRGRGSRGAAAVTRAPGRGGRPRAAALAGSARGPAKGRSRLPLGLARPPARPPAQRHRPRERAGRRVRRQRSSGTPHRARRPAARRSSPARPLAAICAALGAAPAGGAAAARALAHPGTPARGVRAHLAPARRCADRARRGAGASRRCGARGRRSAGDRGARGCAAGDRRWAAAGLRPPPRPQRPSRPRGAACGGGAVAKLSACVAPPRIPVWCSTLPQDYLTLLPVGDSSPRS